One part of the Nitrospira defluvii genome encodes these proteins:
- a CDS encoding chemotaxis protein CheW yields MSATTQAVQSHYQAAAEQPADRLGDRASDDLLQFVICLIGSEEFAVDVLSVQEINRIVEVTRVPKTPSYVEGVINLRGRIIPVLDLRKLFGLTGAKQTTQTRIVVVSVQSRLVGLIVDSVEEVLRVPRSAIEPPPSVGTMAGAEFTQGVGRIDDRLLILVDLNRLLLAKGAA; encoded by the coding sequence ATGAGTGCGACTACACAAGCAGTGCAATCCCACTACCAGGCGGCCGCAGAACAACCTGCGGACCGTCTGGGGGATCGGGCCAGTGATGATCTGTTGCAGTTCGTCATCTGCCTGATCGGCAGTGAGGAGTTTGCCGTCGATGTGCTGAGTGTGCAGGAAATCAACCGCATCGTCGAGGTGACGCGAGTTCCGAAGACCCCTTCCTATGTGGAAGGGGTCATCAATCTCCGTGGACGCATTATTCCGGTACTGGATCTGCGAAAACTATTTGGGCTCACTGGAGCGAAACAAACCACCCAAACCAGAATCGTGGTGGTGTCGGTGCAATCACGTCTGGTGGGATTGATCGTGGATTCGGTGGAAGAGGTTCTCCGTGTGCCACGAAGTGCAATCGAGCCACCGCCATCGGTCGGTACGATGGCAGGGGCTGAGTTCACCCAGGGAGTCGGCCGTATCGACGACCGGCTCCTGATCTTGGTGGATCTCAATCGATTACTGCTGGCTAAGGGGGCTGCTTAA
- a CDS encoding flagellar motor protein MotB, with product MAKKKHEEHENHERWLVSYADFITLLFAFFVVMYSVSSVNEGKYRTVSDSIKAALNPVNSTPTSRLPFAVGDAKPKMINTDMASANEPVIRRMKEILKKIHPSLALEMPDIKIVETGNGTIMISLPESILFASGEARVRPEALPFLKSLAQILIEMDRHVRILGHTDNVPIRTAQFPSNWELSAVRAVMVVRIFSELYEVPISHLSATGFADSKPVATNDTPEGRTKNRRVEIIVLEKNLTEETLDSLLPGEPPPALPF from the coding sequence ATGGCCAAAAAGAAACACGAAGAACACGAGAATCACGAGCGCTGGCTGGTGTCCTATGCGGACTTCATCACGCTGCTGTTCGCGTTCTTCGTGGTGATGTATTCGGTCTCCTCGGTGAACGAGGGAAAATATCGAACGGTGAGTGATTCCATTAAGGCGGCGTTAAATCCGGTCAACAGCACCCCCACCAGCCGACTGCCGTTTGCGGTCGGCGACGCCAAGCCGAAAATGATCAATACCGACATGGCCAGCGCCAATGAGCCGGTCATTCGACGGATGAAGGAGATACTGAAAAAGATTCACCCCTCGCTGGCACTCGAGATGCCGGACATCAAGATCGTGGAAACCGGCAACGGGACCATCATGATTTCCCTACCCGAATCCATTCTCTTTGCCAGCGGTGAGGCGCGTGTTCGACCCGAGGCGTTACCCTTCCTCAAATCCCTCGCGCAGATTCTGATCGAGATGGATCGCCATGTCCGGATTCTTGGCCATACGGACAATGTCCCGATCCGAACAGCTCAGTTCCCGTCGAACTGGGAACTGTCGGCCGTACGCGCCGTCATGGTGGTCAGAATATTCTCAGAGTTGTATGAAGTGCCGATTTCGCATCTCTCCGCGACCGGATTTGCCGATTCAAAGCCCGTGGCCACGAACGATACCCCTGAAGGACGGACCAAGAACCGGCGGGTTGAAATCATCGTGCTGGAAAAGAATCTGACGGAAGAGACGCTCGATTCACTGCTACCAGGGGAACCACCCCCGGCTCTCCCATTTTGA
- a CDS encoding methyl-accepting chemotaxis protein — protein MMKHMSIGPKFILSISLVAVVVISLGLFVLYQQEESKMDTMLTGRSNVVATQIMISRAYITQNYVAKIKKSKAGSEIQVVKDHASMADAIPFPATAVREMGEEANRTGLYNVRLISQNPMNPSNTPKDNFENEAIRAIMAGAESYARRDEVNGVPTFRRATVDKATSTACLSCHTNSQVGDVLGMLSMSVPMTEAIVLSNRSMWQTGGLMGAIVAIILVVTYLLLRNIVLQPMAKMSEISRDIAKGEGDLTKRVPADGHDEIAQMGKYFNEFIEKLQHMIKKVAHVTDKVASASVELSATAEEISKGTDTLTSRASQTAAAVEEMNATVGQVAQNSGKAASLAQDTVKTAQEGGTVVSSTISGMQQLSEAVSNSATIISDLGKSSDQIGEIVRTIEDIADQTNLLALNAAIEAARAGEQGRGFAVVADEVRKLAERTTKATKEIGDMIRQIQQDTRGAVDSMQQGTQKVTAGVDLVNKTGEALSQIVRMVSESADMIRQIAVASEEQSVATQQIASDIENVAKVTKESSSGAHESAKASQDLSQLAVELQGIVGGFKL, from the coding sequence ATGATGAAGCACATGTCGATCGGGCCTAAGTTCATTTTATCCATCTCGTTAGTGGCGGTAGTCGTCATCTCGCTCGGACTGTTCGTCTTATATCAGCAGGAAGAGTCAAAGATGGACACGATGCTCACCGGGCGCTCCAACGTCGTGGCCACGCAGATCATGATCAGTCGTGCCTATATCACGCAGAATTACGTCGCTAAAATCAAGAAATCCAAGGCCGGCAGTGAAATCCAGGTCGTCAAGGACCATGCAAGCATGGCCGATGCGATTCCGTTTCCCGCGACCGCTGTTCGTGAAATGGGTGAGGAGGCCAATCGTACCGGGCTGTACAACGTTCGCCTGATCAGCCAGAACCCGATGAACCCTTCGAACACACCGAAGGATAATTTTGAGAATGAAGCCATTCGGGCCATCATGGCCGGTGCCGAGTCCTATGCCCGCCGGGATGAGGTGAACGGGGTACCGACCTTCCGTCGCGCCACGGTGGATAAAGCCACGTCGACAGCTTGCCTGAGCTGCCACACGAATAGCCAGGTCGGCGATGTCTTGGGCATGTTGAGCATGTCGGTGCCGATGACCGAGGCGATCGTCTTGTCAAATCGCTCCATGTGGCAGACGGGCGGCCTGATGGGCGCCATCGTCGCCATCATCCTTGTGGTGACCTACCTGCTGCTACGCAATATCGTCCTGCAACCGATGGCCAAGATGAGCGAAATCTCCCGCGATATCGCCAAGGGCGAAGGTGATCTCACGAAGCGAGTCCCGGCCGATGGCCACGACGAAATCGCGCAGATGGGCAAATACTTCAACGAGTTCATCGAGAAGTTGCAGCACATGATCAAGAAGGTGGCTCATGTGACGGATAAAGTCGCCTCGGCCTCGGTTGAGTTGTCGGCCACTGCCGAGGAGATTTCGAAGGGCACTGATACTTTGACGTCACGCGCCTCCCAGACCGCCGCTGCGGTGGAAGAAATGAACGCCACGGTCGGACAGGTTGCGCAGAATTCCGGCAAAGCTGCCAGCTTGGCACAGGACACGGTCAAGACGGCACAAGAGGGTGGAACGGTCGTGTCGAGCACCATCTCGGGCATGCAGCAGCTGTCCGAGGCAGTGTCGAACTCGGCCACCATCATCTCGGACCTCGGCAAGTCGTCCGATCAGATCGGCGAAATCGTGCGGACCATCGAAGATATCGCCGACCAGACCAACTTGCTGGCCTTGAACGCCGCCATCGAAGCGGCCAGAGCCGGTGAGCAAGGTCGGGGGTTCGCGGTCGTCGCCGACGAAGTCAGAAAGCTGGCGGAGCGGACGACCAAAGCCACGAAGGAAATCGGCGATATGATCCGTCAAATCCAGCAGGATACGCGGGGAGCCGTCGATTCGATGCAGCAGGGCACGCAAAAAGTCACGGCGGGTGTGGACCTGGTCAACAAGACCGGTGAAGCGCTGTCCCAGATCGTCCGCATGGTGTCGGAGAGCGCGGACATGATCAGGCAGATCGCCGTGGCGTCGGAAGAGCAGTCGGTCGCGACCCAGCAGATCGCCAGCGACATCGAAAACGTGGCGAAGGTCACGAAGGAGTCGTCGTCAGGTGCACATGAATCCGCCAAGGCAAGCCAGGACTTGAGCCAGTTGGCGGTCGAGCTGCAGGGAATCGTGGGTGGGTTCAAGCTCTAA
- a CDS encoding protein-glutamate methylesterase/protein-glutamine glutaminase, with translation MALPLTQPQSTANPVRVLVVDDSAFMRKSLTTMLEEGKQIQVVGVARNGEEAVQQVQQLKPDVVTMDVEMPGMTGLQALQQIMTKNPVPVIMVSSVTVEGAQETLQALEWGAVDFIPKQLDGVASRISEIQKLLVPKVLAAKYAIGKLKRLTVTGTAKVSVSPAKALSSRSVSVTRGTKLIAIGCSTGGPQALFEIIPTIPADCPAGIVIVQHMPSSFTKPFAERLNNLCALEVREAVDGDEVKPGRVLVAPGGMQFRIVKKTITTSVVKLSPNYEKHPHAPSVDIMLQSIAGLFGERSIGVILTGMGHDGLEGMKAIKAAGGRTVAQDEASSVVYGMPKAVVEAGCAEKVVSLSKVIGEIMNMV, from the coding sequence ATGGCACTACCACTCACACAGCCGCAGAGCACTGCCAACCCGGTTCGCGTCTTGGTCGTCGACGATTCCGCCTTCATGCGGAAAAGTCTGACCACGATGTTGGAGGAAGGGAAGCAGATTCAGGTGGTGGGAGTGGCGCGCAACGGCGAGGAAGCCGTCCAGCAGGTGCAACAATTGAAACCCGACGTGGTCACGATGGACGTGGAAATGCCGGGGATGACGGGGCTCCAGGCGCTGCAGCAGATCATGACGAAGAATCCAGTCCCGGTGATCATGGTGAGTTCCGTCACGGTCGAAGGCGCGCAAGAGACGTTACAGGCATTGGAATGGGGGGCGGTCGATTTTATCCCCAAGCAATTGGACGGTGTAGCCTCGCGGATCTCGGAAATCCAGAAACTATTGGTTCCCAAAGTTCTCGCCGCCAAATATGCGATCGGCAAACTGAAACGGCTGACCGTGACGGGAACGGCCAAGGTCTCTGTGTCTCCCGCCAAAGCGCTCAGCAGTCGATCTGTGTCTGTGACGCGCGGCACCAAACTGATTGCCATCGGTTGTTCCACGGGTGGACCCCAAGCCCTGTTTGAAATTATCCCGACGATCCCCGCCGATTGCCCGGCCGGCATCGTCATCGTGCAACACATGCCCAGTTCGTTTACCAAACCCTTCGCCGAACGCTTGAACAATCTCTGTGCGCTGGAAGTCCGGGAAGCGGTTGACGGCGATGAAGTGAAGCCGGGACGGGTGTTGGTGGCTCCGGGCGGCATGCAATTCCGGATCGTGAAGAAAACCATCACGACCTCCGTGGTGAAGTTGTCGCCAAACTACGAAAAACATCCCCATGCGCCTTCCGTCGACATCATGTTGCAATCCATTGCCGGGTTGTTCGGAGAACGGAGCATCGGGGTGATATTGACCGGCATGGGACATGACGGACTGGAGGGCATGAAGGCTATCAAGGCCGCAGGAGGTCGAACCGTGGCGCAGGACGAAGCGTCGAGTGTCGTTTATGGAATGCCGAAAGCCGTCGTCGAGGCAGGCTGTGCAGAGAAAGTGGTGTCGCTGTCAAAAGTCATCGGCGAGATTATGAATATGGTGTGA
- a CDS encoding flagellar motor protein produces MDIATILGIVVAIGSIIGGQALEGGHLSSILQLTAFIIVAGGTLGACCVQNPLSVVIKALSGVTLVITNPPHDVKGTITQILDLANVARKQGLLALEGKLKDLHDPFFKKGIQLIVDGTDPKLLQEILEIEVEHHEEEGVHAAKVWEAAGGYAPTVGILGAVLGLIHVMENLADPSKLGGGIAVAFVATVYGVGLANLFFLPIANKMKFKLKEEAGLRTMVIMGLVGLAQGENPRLLQEKLESFLPPHERTKEDKK; encoded by the coding sequence GTGGATATCGCAACAATCCTGGGCATTGTCGTCGCCATCGGGTCGATCATCGGCGGTCAGGCACTCGAAGGCGGGCATCTGAGTTCCATTCTGCAGCTGACGGCCTTCATCATCGTTGCCGGTGGAACCCTTGGCGCCTGTTGTGTGCAAAACCCCCTGTCTGTCGTCATCAAGGCCTTGAGCGGCGTGACGCTCGTGATCACCAATCCGCCGCACGACGTGAAGGGCACGATCACCCAGATTCTCGATCTCGCCAATGTGGCACGAAAACAGGGGCTGCTCGCCCTGGAGGGGAAGCTCAAGGACCTGCACGACCCCTTCTTTAAAAAGGGCATTCAACTGATTGTCGACGGCACCGACCCCAAGCTGTTGCAAGAAATCCTTGAGATCGAGGTGGAACATCATGAGGAAGAAGGCGTCCACGCGGCAAAAGTCTGGGAAGCGGCAGGCGGCTATGCGCCGACGGTCGGAATTCTCGGTGCCGTGCTGGGTCTGATTCACGTGATGGAGAACCTGGCCGATCCGTCAAAACTCGGCGGCGGCATCGCGGTGGCGTTCGTCGCCACCGTCTACGGCGTTGGCCTGGCGAACCTGTTCTTTCTGCCCATCGCCAACAAAATGAAGTTCAAACTGAAGGAAGAAGCCGGTTTACGCACGATGGTCATTATGGGACTCGTCGGACTGGCTCAGGGCGAAAACCCCAGGCTGTTACAGGAAAAGCTCGAGAGCTTCCTCCCTCCGCACGAACGTACCAAGGAAGACAAGAAATGA
- a CDS encoding response regulator, translating to MPKTVLVVDDSPTMRQMVAFTLSSAGYQVVEAGNGKEAVGKVNGGTKPDLVVTDLNMPEMDGISLIKEIRKMPALKFTPILMLTTEASDDKKKAGQAAGATGWIVKPFNPEQMMAVIKKVLPA from the coding sequence ATGCCGAAAACAGTCTTAGTGGTCGACGATTCACCGACGATGCGCCAAATGGTGGCGTTTACCCTGAGTAGCGCCGGCTACCAAGTGGTGGAGGCCGGTAACGGCAAGGAGGCGGTCGGCAAGGTCAACGGCGGGACCAAACCTGACCTGGTCGTCACCGACTTGAACATGCCGGAGATGGACGGCATCTCGTTGATCAAGGAAATCCGCAAGATGCCCGCGCTCAAGTTCACGCCGATCCTCATGCTTACCACTGAAGCTTCGGATGATAAGAAAAAGGCCGGACAGGCGGCGGGCGCAACCGGATGGATCGTGAAGCCGTTCAATCCCGAGCAGATGATGGCGGTGATCAAGAAGGTGTTACCTGCATAG
- a CDS encoding STAS domain-containing protein gives MTLKPTGDLTIFEVGALCEELKQATGTHPQVELDLSEVDKLDASAIQLLLAVRQSEQFVLTGITDSIRARMADMGA, from the coding sequence ATGACTCTCAAGCCGACTGGTGATTTGACGATATTCGAGGTTGGGGCATTGTGCGAGGAACTGAAGCAGGCCACTGGGACCCATCCTCAGGTCGAATTGGATCTTTCTGAAGTCGACAAACTTGATGCCTCGGCGATTCAACTGCTGCTTGCCGTTCGCCAATCGGAACAGTTCGTCCTGACGGGGATCACTGATTCCATACGTGCGCGAATGGCCGACATGGGTGCGTAA